AACACCGACATCACCAATCCCGACGATTGGAAGAGCTACGACCCGGTGTTCGACGCCAAGAACAAGGACAAGATCTGCGTCATGGATTGGGGCGATTGGCCGATCCTACCCATGGCGCTCCATGCCGGCATCGATCCCTATCAGGAACTCGATGCCGCGGCGCTCGAGGAAATACGCAAGGTGCTGCGCGCCATGTTCAAGAACACGCGCACGCTGGTGGCCGATTTGACCCAGGCGCAGAAGGGCCTGCTCGACGGTTCGCTGCTGGGCTGCATCGGTGCCGGGTCCTATCTCACCTCGGCGGTCAGGAAGCAGGGTCACAAGAACATCATCGCCACCGTGCCCGACCCCAAGAACGGTTTGAAGCAGGGAATCATCTGGGTCGAGGCGACCGCCATCGTCAAGGAAACCGACCAGCCGGACCTCGCGCAGAAGCTCCTGAAGCATGTCGTCTCCAAGGAAGCGGGCCACGTGCTCTCGCTCCTCGACACCACCTGCAACGTGGTGACCAATAAGTCGGTGGAAGAGCTCTATTCGGATGAGGAAAAGAGCATCCTGCAGACCGATTACATGTGGCACGCCTGGGACAATTCCCAGATGCACCGCATCGCCCCGCAGATCGACGAGATGCTGGCGATCTGGCAGGAAGAGCTGGCGGCGGCGCAGTAATCGCCGGCTGACCGGACGCGCTTATCTCGCGCCCCCGGATTCGACCTTTGCGGGTCGGCCGGGGGCGTTTATTGTGACGAACCCAAAAACAAGAAAACACACAGGGCCGGCATGGCGCGCAACATCCTCGAGATCCGCGATCTCAAAAAGAACTTCGGTGCCTATCAGGCACTGAAGGGCGTTTCGCTCGACGTGGCCCAGGGTGAGTTCATCGCCCTCGTCGGCCCGTCGGGTTGCGGCAAGACGACCCTCCTCAAACACATCGCCGGTTTCGAGGAGCCGGACGCCGGCACCATCGCCATCGACGGCCAGCCCATGCTGGGCGTGCCGGCGGCGGCGCGCCCCACCAGCATGGTGTTCCAGAAACTGGCGCTCTTCCCGCATATGACGGTCGCCGACAATATCGGTTTTCCGCTGAAGCTGCGGAAGGTCGATCCAGCCACCATCGCCAAACGCGTCATGGCGATGATCGAGCTCATGCAGTTGAAGCCCGAATATCTCAGCCGCTTCCCGCGCCAATTGTCCGGCGGCGAGCAGCAGCGCGTGGCACTCGCGCGCTCGATGATCTCGGAACCAAAGCTGCTGCTGCTGGATGAGCCGCTCTCGGCCCTCGACGTCAAGCTGAAGAAAGTGCTGCAGGCGGAACTGAAACGCCTCCACCGCAGCGTCGGCGTCACCTTCGTGCATGTGACCCATGATCTCGAGGAAGCGATCATGCTCGCCGACCGCATCTGCGTCATGCGCGCGGGCGAAATCCTGCAGATGGGTGGCCCCAACGACATCTATTACCGCCCGGCCGACAGTTTCGTGGCGGGCTTCATCGGCGATACCAACCTCATCCCGGTGCAAATTGCCGAGAACAATGCCCAGGGCGCCGTGCTGCAGGCACCTGGCCTCACCGCCGCCGATCCGCGCGTGCCGGCAAGCTTCGTGGCGCCGGGACTTGGGGTGGGACCTGCCTTGCTGATGGTGCGCCCCGAATTGCTGACACCGCTCGCCCCCCATGAAAGCGCCGATTTCACGCTTGAGGTCACCATCACGGAAGTGTTCTGCAAGGGCGGCACCGTGCAGTTCCGCAGCGCGATGGCCGACGGGTCGCCGCTCATCTTCGAACTGCCGGGTGCGTCCCGCCAGCCGGCCGAGATCGGCGACACCTTGCGCCTGGGCTTTCCCAAGCGCGACATCTATGTGTTCCGCGAGCGAGTGGCGGCATGAGCGGCGAGATCGACCGCAGCTGGCGCGATCCGGAGCTCTTTGCCAAGGCGCTGCCCAGCGTGCTGCTGCAGACCGGCTTCTTCCTGGCGCCCCTCCTGATGACGGTGGCGCTCACCTTCCAGCGCACCAAGAATTTCCAGCTGACCTGGACCTGGTCGCTGGAAACCTGGACCGACATCTTCACCAAGCCGCATTACTGGACCATCCTCGGCCACACCCTGTTCATGGCGATCACCTGCGTGATCCTGTGTCTGCTCATCGCCTTTCCGGTGGCCTATGCGCTGGCGACGCGCCTCAGGGCTTTCCAGGATCATGTGAAGGTGCTGATCACCTTCGCCTTCCTGACCGACGCCACCTTGAAGACCTTCGGCTGGGTGCTGTTTCTCGACAAGAACGGTGCTGCCAATTATCTCGCGCGCGGCTTGGGGTTCGAGGGCGACGCGGTCAACATCCTCTTCACCGATTGGGCGACCATGCTGGGCATGGTCTATAACCTCCTGGCCTTCGCCATCTTCACCATCTATCTCTCGATCGACGCCATCGACCGCTCGCTGATCCTGGCCGCATACGATGCCGGCGCCAGCAAGTTCCGCGCCTTCTGGGAAGTGACTTTGCCCTTGGCGCGGCCCGGCATCTGGGCGGCGTCGGTGCTCATTTTCCTCCTCGCGGTGGGCGTGTTCCTGGAGCCCAAGGTGCTGGGCGGCGGCAAGTCGCCGATGTCGGCGGAACTCATCCGCCAGACCTTCGAGACGCGCGTCAACTGGCCGCTGGGCGCGGCGCTCACTTTGGTGCTGATGGTGGTGGCGGTGTTCATCGTGCTGCTCTTCAACCGGGTCTATTCCCTGAAGCGTCATATGGGGCCCATCTGATGGCTTATCCGACGCCGACACCCTGGCTGAATGCGCGCACCGAGGCGCGGCTTGCCAATCTGCTCCTTTACGGCACCACGGCCGCGGTGCTCATCTTCTTCTACATCCCGATCTTCACGCTCATCGCCTTCTCGTTCCAGGAGGGACGCTATCCGACCCTGCCCTTTGAGGGCGTGTCGCTGAAATGGTATGCTTCCCTGTTCCAGAACAGCAGTGCCGGCGATGCGCTCTATAACTCGACGGTCATTGCCGTGGTGGCGACCCTGTTTGCGACCTTGATCGGTTCGGCGGCCGCCATCGTCGCCGTGCGCTATCGCTTCCGTTTCCGCATCCCCTTCACGGGCTTGAGCGCCGCGCCTTTGGCCTTCCCGCAATTGCTGCTCGGCATCGTGCTGCTGCTGTGGTTCTCGGTGCTGGGGCGGACCTTCGACTTCACCACCGGGGTCACGACGGCGATCATCGGCCATGTCGTCTACATCACGCCGTTCGCCATGGTGATCGTGGCGGTGCAGGTGTTCAATTTCGACAGCACCCTCGAAGATGCGGCGCGGGATTGCGGTGCTTCGACCCTCGACGTCTATCGCTACATCACGCTGCCGCTGCTGTGGCCGGGCATCTTCTCGGCCGGCATTTTCGCCTTCCTCCTGAGCTGGGGAAATTTCTACCTCACCTACAGCCTCGCCGGCTCCACCCGGACGCTCCCCACCTTCGTCTTCTCCGGCATCGCCACCGGCTCCTCGCCGCTCTACCCGGCGATCGCCACGGTGGTGTTCATCCCGGGGATATTGCTGGTGATCCTGGCCGACCGGATGCGCCGGAAGGGGTAGAAACCCTCTGCACGGAGGGGGAGGGGCCTTTGCGAATCCCCACCCTCAATGCTAAGCCTGCCGGCCATGAACGATAAAGCCGGACATAGTCCCGTGGAAACGCCCCAATGGGCGCGCGAGTCAGCCGATGCGACGCCGATGATGGCGCAGTATCTCGGCGCCAAGCGCGAACATCCGGACGCGCTGCTGTTCTACCGGATGGGCGATTTCTACGAGATGTTCTTCGAGGATGCGGTCAAGGCCTCGGCCGCCCTCGACATTGCGCTGACCAAGCGCGGGCGGCATGCTGGCGAGGAGATCCCCATGTGCGGGGTCCCGGTCCATGCCCATGAGGCCTATCTTTCCAAGCTGGTGCGCCAGGGTTTCAAGGTCGCGGTCTGCGAACAGGTCGAAGACCCGGCGGAAGCCAAGAAGCGCGGCTCCAAATCGGTGGTGAAGCGCGCTGTGACGCGCATCGTCACACCGGGCACGCTTACCGAAGATGCGCTCCTCGAAGCGCGCCGGCACAATTTCCTGGCCGCCGTCACCGAGGCCGGCGGCGAACTGGGTCTCGCCTGGGTCGATATTTCGACCGGCAGCTTCTTCGTCCAGAAGGTCTCCGAGCGCGATCTCGCGGCCGCGATGGCCAGGCTCGATCCCACCGAGATCCTCATTGCCGACCGGTTGCTGGCGCGCCCCGACCTCTTCGAATTCTTCGCCGATTACAAGCGCCGCCTGTCGCCCTTGCCCTCGGCGCGCTTCGACAGCGACAATGCCAGGAAGCGCCTGCAGAAATTCCTCGGCACCGCGACCTTGGATGCCTTCGGCAGCTTCACCCGCGCCGAAGTGGCGGCGGCCGGCGCCGTGCTGGATTATGTCGAACTTACGCAACAGGGCCGCGTGCCGCGCCTCTCCGCCCCGCGCCAGGTGGTCGATGGTGCGCTCATGGAGATCGACGCCGCGACCAGGCGCAATCTCGAACTCATCCGATCGCTCAACGGCGAACGCCAGGGTTCGCTGCTGGCCGCCATAGACCGCTGCCTCACCGGTGCCGGCGGGCGCCTGCTCTCCGACTGGCTGGCGGCACCCTTGACCGAGGTCGAGGGCATCAGCGCGCGGCTCGACCTCGTGCAATATCTCGTCGGCGAAGACGATCTCCGCAATCTCCTGCGCGATTCCTTGCGCCGCGTGCCGGATCTCGAACGCGCGCTCTCGCGCCTCACCGCCGGGCGCGGCGGGCCGCGTGATCTCGCCGCCATCCGCGACGGATTGCTGGCCACCGCCGATTTCCGGGCGCTCATCGAGAAGCAGCGCCTGGCGCCCATTCCGGCGCTGCTGCAGGCGGCCAATGCTGATCTTGGCCATCATGCAGATCTCGTGGAACGGCTCGGCCGGGCGCTGGCCGAGGAATTGCCGCTCCTCAACCGCGACGGCGGCTTCATCGCCAAGGGCTATCATGCCGAACTCGACGAATACCGCGGCCTTAAGGAGGATTCGCGCACGCTCATCCTGGAGCTGGAGGCGCGCCTCAAGACCGAGACCGGCATTTCCGGCCTCAAGGTCCGGCACAACAATGT
This Rhodospirillaceae bacterium DNA region includes the following protein-coding sequences:
- a CDS encoding ABC transporter ATP-binding protein, producing the protein MARNILEIRDLKKNFGAYQALKGVSLDVAQGEFIALVGPSGCGKTTLLKHIAGFEEPDAGTIAIDGQPMLGVPAAARPTSMVFQKLALFPHMTVADNIGFPLKLRKVDPATIAKRVMAMIELMQLKPEYLSRFPRQLSGGEQQRVALARSMISEPKLLLLDEPLSALDVKLKKVLQAELKRLHRSVGVTFVHVTHDLEEAIMLADRICVMRAGEILQMGGPNDIYYRPADSFVAGFIGDTNLIPVQIAENNAQGAVLQAPGLTAADPRVPASFVAPGLGVGPALLMVRPELLTPLAPHESADFTLEVTITEVFCKGGTVQFRSAMADGSPLIFELPGASRQPAEIGDTLRLGFPKRDIYVFRERVAA
- a CDS encoding ABC transporter permease — encoded protein: MSGEIDRSWRDPELFAKALPSVLLQTGFFLAPLLMTVALTFQRTKNFQLTWTWSLETWTDIFTKPHYWTILGHTLFMAITCVILCLLIAFPVAYALATRLRAFQDHVKVLITFAFLTDATLKTFGWVLFLDKNGAANYLARGLGFEGDAVNILFTDWATMLGMVYNLLAFAIFTIYLSIDAIDRSLILAAYDAGASKFRAFWEVTLPLARPGIWAASVLIFLLAVGVFLEPKVLGGGKSPMSAELIRQTFETRVNWPLGAALTLVLMVVAVFIVLLFNRVYSLKRHMGPI
- a CDS encoding ABC transporter permease is translated as MAYPTPTPWLNARTEARLANLLLYGTTAAVLIFFYIPIFTLIAFSFQEGRYPTLPFEGVSLKWYASLFQNSSAGDALYNSTVIAVVATLFATLIGSAAAIVAVRYRFRFRIPFTGLSAAPLAFPQLLLGIVLLLWFSVLGRTFDFTTGVTTAIIGHVVYITPFAMVIVAVQVFNFDSTLEDAARDCGASTLDVYRYITLPLLWPGIFSAGIFAFLLSWGNFYLTYSLAGSTRTLPTFVFSGIATGSSPLYPAIATVVFIPGILLVILADRMRRKG
- the mutS gene encoding DNA mismatch repair protein MutS, whose product is MNDKAGHSPVETPQWARESADATPMMAQYLGAKREHPDALLFYRMGDFYEMFFEDAVKASAALDIALTKRGRHAGEEIPMCGVPVHAHEAYLSKLVRQGFKVAVCEQVEDPAEAKKRGSKSVVKRAVTRIVTPGTLTEDALLEARRHNFLAAVTEAGGELGLAWVDISTGSFFVQKVSERDLAAAMARLDPTEILIADRLLARPDLFEFFADYKRRLSPLPSARFDSDNARKRLQKFLGTATLDAFGSFTRAEVAAAGAVLDYVELTQQGRVPRLSAPRQVVDGALMEIDAATRRNLELIRSLNGERQGSLLAAIDRCLTGAGGRLLSDWLAAPLTEVEGISARLDLVQYLVGEDDLRNLLRDSLRRVPDLERALSRLTAGRGGPRDLAAIRDGLLATADFRALIEKQRLAPIPALLQAANADLGHHADLVERLGRALAEELPLLNRDGGFIAKGYHAELDEYRGLKEDSRTLILELEARLKTETGISGLKVRHNNVIGYYIEITPLHAEKLKGDARFIHRQSMANAMRFSTGELAELESKIVHAGDRAVALELRLFDDLVTEVIGRQEMIAKAAGALALIDVGAALAELAREGDWVRPEIDEGAEFIITAGRHPVVEAALLRAQGGSFVANDCDLSPERRLWLVTGPNMAGKSTFLRQNALIAILAQMGSYVPAKAARIGIVDRLFSRVGAADDLARGRSTFMVEMVETAAILNRATPRSLVILDEIGRGTATFDGLSIAWACLEHLHEVNGCRALFATHYHELTHLAATLSALKPYTMRVMEWQGEVKFLHEIGPGAADRSYGIHVAKLAGLPAAAIHRAEEVLSTLEKGDQASALSRLTDDLPLFSVQAPAAPALKGSAVEASLKAINPDELSPREALEQLYKLRGLLS